From Quercus robur chromosome 8, dhQueRobu3.1, whole genome shotgun sequence:
acaaacaaatatacaaagaaTTAGGATAGTAAATATAACATACCGCAATCACGTTAGCCCACACCTCATCAAAAGCAGTCATCGTTTGGGTTGTCTCATCCACCCCAACCCGGTATGCCTCAAAAGTTGGCCccactttctttgtttttgcctAAGCCTATTATGCTTGTCTTTCACTTGCTTAAGGGTGAAACCCTTCCCAGTTTGCTCATTTAGGGTTTTCGTAATTGATAACCAAACTTTGGCCTTAAAGACACCATGTTCCATGTTCCCCTTTTGTTGTTCATCGACCATGAGGTCAATGAAAAGATGTTCAATGTGGGGAGGCCACTTTTTCTCGTCAAAATCCTGTGTTTCTTGTGCCATCTAATACAAGTTTCCCAACACAATTGCATATGTTAATATTTGTATATTCATAGTTTTATGAATTGGCCACTAAAATGATTCATTTATAGAGTTGTTTGggattacaattaaaaaaaaaaaaaaaaaaaactacaatagCATGTGATTATATGGAGGGGATTCATGAGGCAGGTTCAggattgggattttttttccttctttaataattaaataatgcttcatgtaagaaaaatgaaaattatataagGAACCAAAGCACACAGGTAGTGTACTAAGTAAccagcaagaaaaagaaaaaatgaagaaaaatatgatttataaaattttgagattgaATTATATAATTGTGGAGCTGAGTAACATATTAGttaaatcctagattttaagttaggttttgtttttattaatattaaacttaaatattttactattttgctAATCAGTTATTATATTGAGGTTGATTGAAATAGTCTATTATAGTGTTGAAGTTTTAGGCACTCTTATCAGCCTTATGCTTTTCCCATGGAGCCAACTGACAAGACAGATGCCAAAATTATCATGGATGCACTCAAAATAAAGAATTCTTAAGACATGGAACTAGAAATAAGGTGAATACGCGATAACATTGGTGAGGCACATTTTATGTCTGAAAACCTGCGGAAGAGTTagacaaatatttaaaaatcatttttatgattataGGTCCAAAGTTTATGCCAACAAACACGACTCAATTGAATAGACTTAACAGGCACAGATCATCTGTGtctttaaaaagaattttaataatttgtgcTAATGGCTCGAAAGTGCATCTggattagttttgatttttcatgGAACAAGCACCTGAGCAATCTTGGGCTAGTTTTCACCCCTATCTGAATCTGGCAGCATTAACACACCATAAGACAATATAAAATTCTTGTAAGCGGCGACATTGATTATCTTATTACCCGgcttaaatcagtacttctaagTCTGCTATGGTCAtacgttgttttttttttggataaaatgcatctaataaaaataacaatgtaTATAAACTCCTGCATTCTAGGCTTCCAATCacaaaatcttcaagaaaaatttcACTTAAGActaaatatagtttgaaaaaaacAAGCTGTCCAAATAATCTAAATAACAGCTCATTCTATTCGTTGTTAAGAGTATAATACAaatgattatttgtttttttttttgttttttgttttttttttttcacttacatGCTCTGTTTTGGACCTATGGTATTAGAGTAagataatacaaattttacctAAAAATCCATATGAGAAGAATTCAATCAACATGTCTCACAAGCCACAACCAACATCAGTACTTTAAATCAAAAACCCCTTTCACATccaacaaaaaacccaaaccagACCAGGGACATGGAAaatggagagggagagagagagatttactGCACCTGGGAGATAATATTGCACTtgggaaagggagagagaggtaTGGACACGGTGACAGAGAGCTACACTCGCTGGTGAAGATTCCGGCTTGGTTCAGAGCTTCGATGAGGCGTTGTTCTTCAAACACGGACGATCTTCTCAGGCCTCGTTCAGTCTTCGAACACGGACTGTGGTGCCATGGAGCTACCTCGCTGGGGATGAGGATGGAAGTGAAAATGAGAGGGAAGTGAGAAGAGggtaattttttaggaaaaaattttcgGGCAAATGCAGAGTAACAAGGAAGCAAGCTCCAACGGTTAGATAGATGGGACAATTCACTGGTCGAATGGGGCCCACTGAGACAGCTTATTACGAAACTGCCACTGAGTCATGGGTGAtgagttttgaaaacaaggaaaatgtgttttcatttttggtcTTCATCACTCAGTTTTTTGAGTGATAGGATCACCAAAACCGGATGACCAAACATGAGTGATGGTGtccaaacaaaatatttttcgtgggtcccaaaaattttggatgatgagtgatgaaaacaaaatcatatcactcaaaactcactcaTCCAAACAACCTCTAACTCATCATTATCTCttctacctctctctctctccctcgtTAGTTAGACTCACCACCCATCTCCATTTCTTCTCCCTCGTCCTCAAGATCTGAAGTTGTAGACAACAGTGGTGTGTTGTATAAAGCAAATAATTCATAGAGCTTGATAAGCCACCAAAAATGATCTCcgcttttaaaataaaactctaTGAAGGCTTGATGAGTTGCAATGGATTCGATCATCTCAAGATCGtcagctctgataccaaatgacaAGAACTTGCTACAATATGAATATGAATTGTGGAAAAGAATGGAGAATGGTTTGTATATACACAAATTTACTATTCAAGGTTGCTAATTTTTTTTCGCAACATATCCAGATAAAGTTCAAGCTCAATTTGAGCGAGTGGgttgctaaaatagcaatttgGGGCTCTAATAAAGAGTTTATCTTCCTCTGTCTGCACACTCTTGAAACCCCAGCGAGTATATCATCTTTTGGAGTGTCACTCAACacaactatttaatttttaatctctCATATTCCTCAAAACCAATTCccaaaaaactttttttgattcaaaattaataatatcatCTTTTCGTTTAATTCCCTCCAATATCTCATGaacatttttttacctataaattgtctaatatttttccaatcaatttcttttaataacAAGCAATGCCGTTTTAGAACTATAGGTGATATACATgtcttttatgttttatgtattttcaattaaaaaaaagggtgataATCAAATCAGGTCAAATATGTTGATTGCTCAAATAAACtttgttttgatattttgtaaaatttactCCTACTGCAGCACTTAATGAAGCGCTAGTGTTGAAATGCCATAATAGGATTTTCTATACCAGCAGTTTCAAAAAGCGCTGCTATAGGCTCCTCTATTATGGCGGTTTTTAAAAgccccagaaaaaaaaaaaaaacgttgtaATAGGATGATTTTTTTGTAGTGGTTTCTTGGTCTTAATATTATGTTAGACTAATCTTTtatcataagaaaaaaaaaattattaaaatttattgataaaatagatattaaaaaaaatatcacttTAAGTTAATTGGTGAATGCTTACAagatcaagtttttttttatctctctctctctctctctctctctctctctctctctctatatatatatatatattacaattgatcataaaataattttaaataaataataaaaaacttttaattttcttgaaactTTCGATAACTAAGTGTTAATCAGAATAGTATGTTAGTTTTATTAACTCTTTGCTAATAaagtttcatttaaaataaactatgttaaaaatattatatacttaCGGTGAGTCACGTAAtgaaattttgttgtaaaacatgaatttatatTAGTTACATAGTTTAAGTGAGATGAACATGAGCACATAATTaactcaaattttattattaaaacaaaaaaaaataatatttgatgtagattactaaaaattaaaaaataaataatcaattttctattaaaaaaaaagacacctGGTATGaggattttaattttagtattctGTAAAAAACTTTTAACAATTATAATTGTGGGGGCTACGACCCAAAATAATgagttgggccttgggcccgtccgaggaggcaACGTGGCTCAGCGATCCACGTTTTAAGCCTTATCACGAGAGACAAAAAAAAGGTctgaggaggaattcctcctcggacactgaAAAACCGGAGCAGAGGTACGTCCAAGCCACTGAAGCCCATCCCCTAAATACGTGAAAAGGgtggaaacacaaaatatctcagcaaaaGCTGCCACCATcacattgaatgcactacaactaccttcttggccgcattaatgtggagaagacccctgaacagtgttgaCTTGGCCACCGCAACTTACAAAGGACTGAAAGAGGTATCTGATGGGATGGGTGCTCAAGTGGAGGCTTggataatcaacaagtgtaaagcccagatagTAAAGAAGAGTCTATATAATGTGTAGAAACCCCCAAAATAAGGGGGGGATAGAAAAAAGAGGCAAGAATACTGTGACATGCAAAGAAATCCTAATGTACTGGtctgtatatataaatataattttgaatctCCTCGGACTAGAAGATTTTTCAACGTAATGGTTTTTGTTCTTACTCATGTGTACCTTTGTCCCATGCAAGTCTCTGTCTAGCTTATCTAATCTTAGTTCTTAAACCCGTACTCTActaaattcattgtgttgggctttttggatCAAAATTTCACACGATTGGGGTTTGGGCTCCAAAAATTGTCTtcccacaattggcgccgtttgtggggaGAACTTAAGTGTTAGTAAGTACGACAGTTAAGCATGACAGGATCAAGTCCACACCAAGAAAATCCACACCAAGCTAACCCTCAGCAGACAGAACCTATTGGGCCCCAACGGCAAAATAATCCTCCTAACCCTGGGCCAAATCCAGGCAATGGAAGAAACCGAGAGGGAAGCGTACATACTACTCAGACGAGCCAAAGCCACTCCTAAGTAGGTAGTCGCATATCCCAAAGGCGAAACAACTATCAgaccatgcagcgagagatagacgACCTGAAAAAGAAGTTGCGCTGTGCATAGTGAAGGCAGTCCCTTTCCAGCTCAGATACATCCTCTAACGAGGAGGAGGATGTCAGTTACAGACGGAGGTCAAGAACTttcccaagtgaaaccttttcttacgagaAGGAGTTGCGCCCTGAACGGAGATATTAGAGCCCATCCAATAAGGGTCTGGGTGATGATACCGTGAACAAGGCACTGGATCAGATCTCCAAATCACCCTTCGTGCATAGGGTAGAGGGGGCTAAATTACCTCGACGCTTCAATCAACCTACGTTTGCCATCTACAACGGCCGAGCAGACCCTGTGGAACAcgtgagccagtttaaccagagAATGACTATCCATTCCCAAAATGAGTCTCTGATGTGTAAAGTTTTTCCGTCCAGCCTGGGACcagtggcgatgagatggttcaacagctTGAAGACGAACTCCATAGATTCCTataagcagctcactcaggctttttGCTCTCGCTTTATTACAAATAGCAAAGTCCCACGACCCCTAAGTTCATTATTATCCTTGTCTATGCATGAAGGGGAAACCTTAAAGGCGTATTCGAATAGATATTGGGAAATGTATAACGAGATGGATGAAAACCatgatgacgtcgccatcagcacgttcaaaagtgGCCTTCCATCGAGCACGACTTAAGGAAATCTCTAACTGGTAAACTCGTCACCAGTATTCGCCAATTGATGGACAGGATTGACAAATATAAGAGGGTGGAAGAGGACCAGCTACAAgggaaaagaaaggagaagatcaCCCCCCTCAAAGGGAATGATTACAGGTTGGAACGATATAATAGTAACCAGCCGAAGAGGGATTTTTCGAGACAGGCTGGACAAACCAACATGCAAACGGTTAATGCCATATTTAGAGAGCCGGTGCAACAAGTTCTGGAGAAAGACAAAAACGAGCCTTTCTTCAAATGGCCGAGTAAAATGGCCGGAGACCCCTTGAAGCGCAACCAGAACCTGTATTGTCATTATCATCAAGACCAAAGGCATACCACCGAGGATTGCAGAAATCTATGGAATCACTTggatcagttggtccgagaaggaaagttacgtcacctttTACACCACTCCAGCGGTCATCTGGGCCAAGCAGTTCAAGAGCCTCGGAAAGATGTATCTTTGAGACCTCCCATGGGGACGATACAGGTCATCCTCGCTGCCCCAGGAAGAATAGGCTTTTTTCCCTCTGGGGTACTGATCGTGGCTCGACTCCCCGCCGAGGACGGTGAAAGGGAGTCCAAAAGACCTAAACAGGGGAACTCACCAATATTGGGATTCCCGGACGACGATACTTTAGTGGTTACGTTGAGGATTGGAGGGTTTGACGTAAAGAGGGTACTAGTAGATCCGGGTAGTGCAGTGGaagtaatgtaccctgatctgtataaggggctgaacttaAGGCCTGAGGATTTAATGGCTTATGACTCTCCTCTTATAAGTTTCGAAGGGAAGACTGTTGTACCAAAAGGGCAGATCAGATTACCCATATAGATCGGATCAGAGTACCCATATAGATCGGatcagaggtggtggaggtagattttatcgtggtcgatgcCTACTTACCCTACACGGCCATAGTAGCCAGACCTTGGCTCCATGCCCTGGAAGCCGTGTCTTCTACGCTTCACCAGAAGGTAAAATACCCGTCCAGGGGCCAAGTGGAAGAAATTCGTGGAGATCAAgccatggctaggcaatgcatggtggcCGCCATCTCGCGCTAGTCCAATGCCGAATCCTCAGCTTCTGTGAagggcttatagcaatcaaccTCCTCGGCAGCACAAGTCAGCAAACTAGCCGAGGAGATAAAATGTGAAAGTTTAGAAAGGGTTGCCGTTGACGataatccaaaaagatttttccAAGTCAGCTTGGAATTacctttttaagaaaaagagaaactGGTAGGGTTTCTAAGAAGGAAcgttgatgtgtttgcatgggatgcCTACGATGCCCCGAGGGTTGACCCTAGCCTCGTTTGTTACTACCTGAACGTTAACCCGTCCTCCATTCCAAAGAAGCAGCTACCCCGGCGCCCGTTGAAAGAGTATGCCGATGCGGTTAGGGATGAAGTGATGAAGCTGAAAAAGGCAAGGGCCatcaaagaagtcttttaccccgaatggttggcaaatacggtggtggtaaagaagaagacaggGAAGTGGCGAGTCTAcgtagacttcacagacttaaACAAGACATGCTCGAAGGACTCGTTCCCGTTGCCTCGAATAGACCGATTGGTAGATGCCACTGTAGGCCACCCcagaatgagcttcctggatgccttccagGGTTATCATCAGATACCACTGGCTCTAGAAGATCAAGAGAAAACGGCGTTCATGACACCCGtcggaaactaccactataaggtgatgcctttcgaTTTAAAGAATGCAaggtcaacctaccaaaggatgatgaccaaaatgttcgaaccacagcTAGGCAAGGCtattgaagtctacatagacgatatggtagtaaaaagtaaagtggtgtctgagcacgtgaaagaccttgaagtcatctttggcatcttaagggagcacaagctgcgcctcaatgcttctaagtgttcatttggggtcgggt
This genomic window contains:
- the LOC126696419 gene encoding uncharacterized protein LOC126696419, with the translated sequence MDRIDKYKRVEEDQLQGKRKEKITPLKGNDYRLERYNSNQPKRDFSRQAGQTNMQTVNAIFREPVQQVLEKDKNEPFFKWPSKMAGDPLKRNQNLYCHYHQDQRHTTEDCRNLWNHLDQLVREGKLRHLLHHSSGHLGQAVQEPRKDVSLRPPMGTIQVILAAPGRIGFFPSGVLIVARLPAEDGERESKRPKQGNSPILGFPDDDTLVVTLRIGGFDVKRVLVDPGSAVEVMYPDLYKGLNLRPEDLMAYDSPLISFEGKTVVPKGQIRLPI